From the Acidilutibacter cellobiosedens genome, one window contains:
- a CDS encoding PTS system mannose/fructose/sorbose family transporter subunit IID, translated as MTDSTQIKKIDKSDMRKVYWRQLFGIQVGWNYEKMMGLGYCYSMIPVIKKLYNTKEKISEALKLHLQFFNTNPTMAPFILGADIALEEKMGLENKDAVNSMKIGLMGPFAGIGDTIFVAIYRAIVFSISAYLALEGNIFGAIFPIITAVAMWWVKYKFLWIGYHQGQKIASGFSNSLQRLNEAATILGLIVIGALIPSVITVGVPYVYKRGEVTMELQGMLDKIMPSMVPVAVVLLSYWLLGRKNMTSTKLIFILLFLGIILGALNILG; from the coding sequence ATGACTGACAGTACACAGATAAAGAAAATAGATAAAAGCGATATGAGAAAAGTATATTGGAGACAGTTATTCGGTATTCAGGTAGGATGGAATTATGAGAAAATGATGGGATTAGGTTATTGTTACAGTATGATACCCGTAATTAAGAAATTGTATAATACAAAGGAGAAGATATCGGAAGCATTAAAACTACATCTTCAATTCTTTAATACAAATCCCACAATGGCACCTTTTATTCTCGGGGCTGATATAGCTTTGGAAGAAAAAATGGGTTTGGAAAATAAGGATGCCGTTAACAGTATGAAAATAGGTCTTATGGGACCTTTTGCAGGAATAGGGGATACCATATTTGTGGCAATTTATAGGGCTATAGTTTTCAGTATAAGTGCTTACCTTGCATTGGAGGGCAATATCTTCGGAGCAATTTTTCCTATAATAACAGCTGTTGCTATGTGGTGGGTAAAATATAAGTTTTTGTGGATAGGCTATCACCAAGGGCAGAAAATTGCTTCGGGATTTTCAAATTCCCTTCAACGACTGAATGAAGCAGCTACCATACTTGGATTGATTGTAATAGGAGCCCTTATACCTTCCGTTATAACCGTCGGCGTTCCTTATGTATATAAGAGAGGGGAAGTTACAATGGAACTTCAAGGTATGCTTGATAAGATCATGCCTTCTATGGTTCCTGTAGCGGTTGTATTACTGTCTTACTGGTTATTAGGCAGAAAGAATATGACTTCCACAAAACTTATTTTCATCCTTTTATTCTTGGGAATAATATTGGGAGCATTGAATATCTTAGGATAA
- a CDS encoding PTS system mannose/fructose/N-acetylgalactosamine-transporter subunit IIB — protein sequence MSIIHVRIDDRLIHGQVAVVWTNTLQASRIMVVNNNAAGDDMQKSILKMATPPGVKLSVLSVDKAVDRIKEGRYDSDRVFMILKNPSDVLELIKRGIDIKEVNVGNMANRGGTTQIKKSISISEEDLKAFLELNKMGVKLTARMIPNEGENDLMDFIKQKGLV from the coding sequence ATGAGTATAATTCATGTGAGAATTGACGATAGGTTAATTCATGGTCAAGTAGCCGTGGTATGGACGAATACTTTGCAGGCCAGCCGCATAATGGTAGTTAATAATAATGCTGCAGGAGACGATATGCAGAAGAGCATATTGAAAATGGCAACTCCTCCGGGAGTAAAACTTTCGGTATTGTCCGTAGACAAAGCTGTGGACAGGATAAAAGAAGGGAGATACGATTCGGACAGAGTTTTTATGATTCTAAAAAACCCTTCGGATGTATTGGAATTAATAAAAAGAGGAATTGATATAAAAGAAGTTAATGTAGGAAATATGGCGAATAGAGGAGGAACCACTCAAATAAAAAAATCCATAAGCATATCTGAAGAAGATTTAAAGGCATTCTTGGAACTTAATAAGATGGGGGTTAAATTGACCGCCCGCATGATTCCCAATGAAGGAGAAAATGATTTGATGGATTTTATTAAACAGAAGGGACTTGTATAA
- a CDS encoding serine hydrolase domain-containing protein, with amino-acid sequence MILQHRIDLLDDYLKDCIDKRVFPGVSYAVVTKDESHINSLGFSQIMPDKLPLEPNPIYDIASLTKVVGTVSGILFLMEDGKVSLSTKIKDIIPEFKHDDITILNLLTHTSGLPSLKKYYEECKDKYELIHQVCNADLVYATGSKVEYSDLGFMVLGFVIEKTTGSLEKFIKERLFVPLGMKDTGFNPGEEKIKRCAATEKKEGRGIVKGKVHDGNAYFMGGISGHAGLFSTAEDLSHFVKTIIRNGFYEEKNVLNYKSIRLMTHSFTENLNESRGMGWQINRGFSYCDLASENAIYHTGFTGTSILIDKDFGFVLLTNRVHPDRNNMKLIGLRKMINNLASAAVSV; translated from the coding sequence ATGATTCTTCAGCACAGAATAGATCTTCTTGATGATTATTTGAAAGACTGTATCGATAAAAGGGTGTTTCCGGGAGTTTCCTATGCTGTTGTTACTAAGGATGAATCCCATATAAATTCTCTTGGTTTTTCTCAGATAATGCCGGATAAATTACCTTTGGAACCTAATCCCATATATGATATTGCTTCACTAACTAAGGTAGTGGGAACTGTTTCGGGGATTTTATTTTTAATGGAAGACGGAAAGGTAAGTTTAAGTACTAAAATTAAGGACATTATACCTGAGTTCAAACACGACGATATTACAATTTTGAATTTATTAACCCACACATCAGGTCTTCCGAGTCTTAAAAAATATTATGAGGAATGTAAGGACAAATACGAGCTGATCCATCAGGTTTGCAATGCTGATTTGGTTTACGCTACAGGTTCTAAGGTTGAATATTCCGACTTGGGGTTTATGGTTCTGGGATTTGTTATAGAAAAAACAACAGGATCTCTTGAAAAATTTATTAAGGAAAGATTATTTGTTCCTCTCGGCATGAAGGATACGGGGTTTAACCCCGGAGAAGAAAAGATAAAAAGATGTGCCGCTACTGAAAAAAAGGAAGGACGAGGAATAGTAAAGGGAAAGGTTCATGACGGAAATGCCTATTTTATGGGAGGAATATCGGGACATGCAGGTCTTTTTTCTACTGCAGAAGATCTGTCTCATTTTGTAAAGACAATTATACGGAATGGTTTTTATGAAGAAAAGAATGTATTGAATTATAAAAGTATCAGGCTTATGACTCATTCATTTACTGAAAACTTGAATGAAAGCCGAGGGATGGGATGGCAGATTAACAGAGGTTTTTCTTATTGCGACTTGGCTTCGGAGAATGCCATATATCATACGGGGTTTACAGGGACATCCATATTAATAGATAAAGATTTTGGTTTTGTTCTTCTCACAAACAGGGTACATCCCGATAGAAATAATATGAAGCTGATAGGTTTGAGAAAGATGATAAATAATCTGGCTTCTGCAGCCGTTTCAGTATAA
- the murQ gene encoding N-acetylmuramic acid 6-phosphate etherase — protein MNTEKAITEERNPDTMDIDLLSTEDMLKKINDEDKKVAYAVEREIPNIAKAVDEIGNRLQNGGRLIYIGAGTSGRLGVLDASECPPTFSTDPQLVQGIIAGGDSALRISAEGAEDDYSGGKKDLKDKNITSKDAIVGIAASGTTPYVIGALEYAKGIGAYTSGICCIKETPMSRFTDVMITPIVGPEAIAGSTRMKAGTAQKLVLNMISTGVMIKLGKVCGNLMVNVKASNKKLVKRAKGIVKQVTDADEEYIQKVLEENNYDVKLVIVMILANIDSKEAQRILNREGNIRKALKWSK, from the coding sequence TTGAATACGGAAAAGGCGATTACTGAGGAAAGAAATCCTGATACAATGGACATTGATTTGCTTTCTACAGAAGATATGTTAAAAAAAATAAATGATGAAGATAAAAAAGTGGCCTATGCGGTGGAAAGAGAGATTCCCAATATTGCTAAAGCGGTAGATGAAATTGGAAATAGATTACAGAATGGAGGAAGACTTATATATATAGGAGCAGGAACCAGCGGAAGGTTGGGAGTGCTGGATGCTTCCGAATGTCCCCCGACCTTTAGCACCGACCCCCAATTAGTTCAGGGAATAATAGCCGGTGGGGACAGTGCCCTAAGGATTTCTGCCGAAGGGGCCGAAGATGATTATAGTGGAGGAAAAAAAGATTTAAAGGATAAAAATATTACTTCAAAGGACGCTATAGTGGGGATTGCCGCCAGCGGGACAACTCCTTATGTTATTGGTGCCCTGGAGTATGCAAAAGGGATAGGGGCTTATACCTCAGGCATATGCTGTATAAAAGAGACTCCTATGAGCCGGTTTACCGATGTTATGATAACTCCCATTGTAGGACCTGAAGCTATAGCCGGTTCTACAAGAATGAAAGCGGGAACGGCACAAAAACTCGTATTAAATATGATTTCTACGGGAGTGATGATAAAACTTGGGAAAGTATGCGGCAACTTAATGGTTAACGTAAAAGCATCAAATAAAAAACTCGTGAAGAGAGCAAAAGGAATAGTTAAACAGGTAACCGATGCAGATGAAGAATATATACAAAAAGTATTGGAAGAGAATAATTATGACGTGAAACTTGTAATAGTAATGATTCTTGCAAACATAGACAGCAAGGAAGCTCAAAGAATATTAAACAGGGAAGGGAATATAAGAAAAGCATTAAAGTGGAGCAAGTAA
- a CDS encoding sigma-70 family RNA polymerase sigma factor — MSSYIERLFKSVKDGNDHKKEELLMKLKPLIIKSIRRYCNKFSQYEDLIQQGYEVILKGIDSFDEKRDVNFLGYIKMLLKFHYLKKLKDNYKEKRIFSLNEHIGEEEDEMLDLIPSMDKSPLDKILDKEEKIHLKKAMSILTKRQRDVIFYYYIKNKSISEISDILKISYRTVINTKTTALKKLKKQL, encoded by the coding sequence ATGAGTTCATATATAGAAAGATTATTCAAATCAGTTAAAGACGGGAATGACCATAAAAAAGAAGAACTTTTAATGAAACTCAAACCCTTAATTATAAAAAGTATCAGAAGATATTGCAACAAATTCTCCCAATATGAGGATTTAATCCAGCAGGGATATGAAGTAATTCTCAAGGGAATAGACAGCTTTGATGAAAAAAGAGATGTAAATTTTTTAGGATATATAAAGATGCTCCTTAAATTTCATTATCTCAAGAAACTTAAAGATAACTATAAGGAAAAAAGAATATTTTCTTTGAACGAGCATATCGGGGAAGAGGAAGATGAAATGTTGGATTTGATTCCAAGTATGGACAAATCTCCCTTAGATAAAATTTTAGACAAAGAAGAAAAAATACATTTAAAAAAAGCAATGAGCATATTAACTAAAAGACAAAGAGATGTAATCTTTTATTATTATATAAAAAACAAAAGCATAAGCGAAATATCCGATATTTTGAAAATATCATATAGGACTGTGATAAACACCAAAACAACCGCATTAAAAAAATTGAAAAAACAATTGTAA
- the cbiB gene encoding adenosylcobinamide-phosphate synthase CbiB, translated as MNEFKMKVIMLQDMILAVIVDFLLGDPYNFPHPVKFMGKIIYYEEKIVRKYFKSNIGLKVGGFLIVIINMGIGFFVPYFLLKVLRGYNMVYHIVNIYLIYTCISAKCLHIEAKKVYDALSRGIDEARDRLSYIVGRDTKNLDEGEIIRADVETVAENTSDGVIAPLFYIMIFGASGGMMYKMVNTMDSMLGYKNEKYKDIGYFPAKNDDLFNLIPSRLSGILMCISSVFRFDVKNGFKIMFRDRKNHKSPNSAYPEGAAAGLLNIQLGGNNYYSGELVEKPTIGDKTKVLEKKDIIRTIEIMYRAEILFLLIYIVIKIV; from the coding sequence ATGAACGAATTTAAAATGAAGGTGATTATGTTGCAGGACATGATATTAGCTGTAATAGTTGATTTTTTACTGGGAGATCCGTATAATTTTCCTCATCCGGTGAAATTTATGGGTAAAATTATTTATTATGAGGAAAAGATTGTAAGAAAGTATTTTAAAAGCAATATAGGACTTAAAGTGGGAGGATTTCTTATTGTTATAATAAATATGGGAATAGGTTTTTTTGTTCCTTATTTTTTATTAAAAGTCCTCAGAGGATATAATATGGTTTACCATATCGTTAATATTTACCTTATATATACTTGTATATCTGCTAAGTGTCTTCATATTGAGGCAAAGAAGGTATACGATGCTTTAAGCAGAGGAATAGACGAGGCAAGAGACAGACTCTCCTATATCGTAGGAAGGGATACAAAGAATTTAGATGAAGGGGAAATAATCAGAGCGGATGTGGAGACTGTGGCGGAAAATACTTCCGACGGAGTTATAGCGCCTCTTTTTTATATAATGATATTTGGAGCTTCCGGGGGAATGATGTACAAGATGGTGAATACTATGGATTCTATGTTGGGATATAAAAATGAAAAATATAAAGATATAGGGTATTTTCCCGCTAAGAATGATGATCTGTTTAATTTGATACCTTCAAGATTATCCGGTATACTTATGTGTATTTCTTCTGTTTTCAGGTTTGACGTGAAAAATGGGTTCAAAATAATGTTTAGGGACAGAAAAAATCATAAAAGTCCTAATAGTGCTTATCCTGAAGGAGCTGCAGCGGGACTCTTGAATATTCAATTAGGGGGAAATAATTATTATTCGGGAGAATTAGTTGAAAAACCTACTATAGGAGATAAAACAAAGGTTTTGGAAAAGAAGGATATAATAAGGACTATAGAAATAATGTATAGAGCAGAAATACTGTTTCTGTTGATTTATATAGTTATAAAAATAGTTTAA
- a CDS encoding S8 family serine peptidase has translation MGIKGKVKRRIAISVFLLMVLSSFSAFAENGSSLPVSSVKQELKTESVNKIEDNFIDSISQGDYAEAIVYMKSQVDSMEVAKEAESKLSSALTPYKTKIEVRKAVINALKDNAEDTQQKLLKYLAQEEEKGNVAEYKPYYIINGVYVKATKDVIENISYMSEVEKIYENKLIQLDEPEITSGEIQANEDGVEWNIERINADAAWDLGVDGTGVVVGTIDTGATWNHPALQAKWRGYNADGTTNPDGNWFDPINETTMPVDEPTIPHGTHVLGTILGQEPDGSNKVGAAPGAKWITAKAFTPDGGYDNDILAAAQWMLAPGGDATKTPDIINNSWGGGSGLDEWFRPMVQSWRAAGILPVFSAGNQQGSAAPPASVSAPANYPESFAVGATDINNVKADFSQRGPGPYDNLKPEVSAPGVNIRSSVPGGYESGWSGTSMSAPAVTGTAALILSANNSLSIEDVENLLKDTAVPLEDNDDPGHPNNGYGYGLIDAFEAVSRVASGTGIIEGKVLKEGEDLENPVIVHEQEVFDAYVGSDIDISAQISDDVSITDVELLVKVTGRSYWITLPMMRTSGDYKSGEYVGTITADIIEQPGFSYKIKVRDYDGNVVATDEYNVEVKFGVVPDEYITDFETYPSGWILDGDWQWGEPAEGIGPAPLSGTKLVGTNLSGNYSNNGDNYLISVPLDLRNPELNLAQFRINQWYDMENNSDKGFVYVTNDYGETWTQAGPTYTGTQTEWKEIVINLNEYIGSPNPVFIAFRLTTDGSVQKAGWYLDDARLIATDEVAPSAPANLTGRFILNTVTLNWDAAPDNDIAGYKVYRSDLIDGEYIALGETSGTSYGDRDILPETTYYYKVSSYDYAGNESELSLPLTIEVPALGDYTFLTDFEADNGGFTTGGDNNSWEWGIPTSGPGAGFYGEKVWATSLAGTYLNYSNSWIESPEINLPADQNSVLTVGQWYEFENNYDKAYIQISQKNGEEWSEWANLLPGTGYITGSGTTWTDFELPLPSSYAGQTVKIRFLLTTDVSVVKAGWYIDYVMIDSSDEPAPEVKPAERKKLGLDVDLTAPKKEIEEKPFDLNLETKQSVNNVKYETISDNEVQSIPSVTTGLPVDAVVTVLETGRSARTNPVDGKFKLKHAVNEGDDTWTLRAEAYGFYPAEAQVHLEEDQTVKNNFVLEEMPKGTIVGRVFDRYSHDPAPFATIRVKEDPNVPVVTADENGEFTIPNVYVGDYTLKVIADGFEPGEVSVTVAGNETTEIEVPLKRFVGYEEEIVYDDGTAENALVLNASGNGLAIRVTPSQYGKVKGANIFFWGTDWPSPGGTQIGITLYDTDENGNPVKLDVQPKMVNVVRGEWNYIDLSEFGFSTDRDFFVATYQAVVGTSSPGTGIDEASPYEDRSYLYVGDTFSPLADEGIAGGLMIRARMEYSVDTPVITNLEEVNYINTDTILVEGTVTADGKVNIYANGVKIDEVNAVNKVFSKEVTLTEDESIITATSEMNGKETEPSAGKTVIKDKVAPELIITAPADGLVTNERVVDIVGTATDAHFGRLEINEKNVPVVEGAFHSEEIIHEGENIFNVKAYDLAGNITESSIRVIVRNELPVITDLEPSEDVNLTEGETLTVSFRSEAGGHGYFRVAFPSENSTQSSMIPMEEVEEGYYVGTWTAPDVRAGGLIVEVEFTDIAGNKVSATADGRINIGEDEEEGIVDLEPSQDVTLEWGETLTVSFRSGEGGAASFRMAFPGYNVNKSVMVTMREVSPGYYEGTWTAPNNTVVSGILVEVTYTGTDGTTLTATANGRVNVVAPDGGAGNPLKPVKPGQPIKPTLPSNPTNPINPVEPKDIF, from the coding sequence ATGGGTATTAAGGGAAAAGTAAAACGAAGAATTGCTATCTCAGTATTCCTTTTAATGGTTCTAAGTTCATTCTCGGCTTTTGCAGAAAATGGTTCTTCTCTTCCGGTTTCTTCCGTGAAGCAAGAACTAAAAACGGAATCAGTTAATAAGATAGAAGATAACTTTATTGATTCCATTTCTCAGGGGGATTATGCAGAAGCCATAGTTTATATGAAGAGCCAAGTAGACAGTATGGAAGTTGCCAAGGAAGCCGAAAGTAAACTTTCATCGGCATTAACTCCATATAAAACTAAAATTGAAGTAAGAAAAGCTGTAATCAATGCTCTAAAGGATAATGCAGAAGATACTCAACAAAAGTTATTGAAGTATTTGGCTCAGGAAGAGGAAAAGGGAAATGTAGCAGAATATAAACCCTATTATATAATCAATGGAGTTTATGTAAAAGCTACAAAAGATGTAATAGAGAATATTTCCTATATGAGTGAAGTAGAGAAAATATATGAAAATAAACTTATCCAATTGGATGAGCCTGAAATTACATCAGGGGAAATTCAGGCAAATGAAGATGGAGTAGAATGGAATATAGAGAGAATAAATGCAGATGCAGCATGGGATCTTGGAGTAGACGGAACCGGAGTTGTTGTAGGAACAATAGATACAGGGGCAACCTGGAATCATCCTGCACTTCAGGCAAAATGGAGAGGATATAATGCTGACGGTACAACAAATCCTGACGGGAACTGGTTTGATCCTATAAACGAAACTACGATGCCTGTTGATGAACCTACTATTCCTCACGGGACTCATGTTCTGGGGACAATATTAGGTCAAGAACCGGATGGAAGCAACAAAGTAGGAGCGGCACCGGGAGCGAAATGGATAACAGCAAAAGCATTTACTCCTGACGGAGGATATGATAATGACATATTAGCCGCAGCACAGTGGATGTTGGCACCCGGCGGAGACGCTACAAAAACGCCGGATATAATAAACAACTCATGGGGCGGAGGCTCAGGTTTAGATGAGTGGTTCAGGCCTATGGTACAATCTTGGAGAGCAGCCGGAATACTTCCTGTGTTTTCAGCAGGGAATCAACAAGGCAGTGCGGCACCTCCAGCTTCAGTGAGTGCACCGGCAAATTATCCCGAAAGTTTTGCTGTAGGAGCAACAGATATAAACAATGTTAAGGCTGATTTTTCACAAAGAGGCCCAGGGCCATATGATAATTTAAAACCTGAAGTTTCGGCTCCTGGAGTAAACATCCGTTCATCAGTACCAGGGGGATATGAAAGCGGATGGAGTGGAACAAGTATGTCAGCGCCGGCAGTTACAGGAACTGCAGCATTGATATTATCAGCAAATAATTCTCTTTCAATAGAAGATGTAGAAAACCTGTTGAAGGATACGGCAGTACCATTGGAAGATAATGATGACCCGGGACATCCTAACAATGGTTACGGATATGGGCTCATAGATGCCTTTGAAGCGGTATCGAGAGTAGCAAGCGGTACTGGAATAATAGAAGGCAAGGTGTTAAAAGAAGGAGAAGATTTAGAAAATCCTGTAATAGTTCATGAACAAGAAGTATTTGATGCTTATGTAGGTTCTGATATAGACATAAGTGCACAAATTTCAGACGATGTTTCCATTACTGATGTAGAGCTGCTTGTAAAGGTAACAGGAAGATCATATTGGATAACACTGCCTATGATGAGGACATCGGGAGATTATAAATCCGGAGAATATGTAGGAACTATAACTGCCGATATAATAGAACAACCCGGATTCTCATACAAGATAAAGGTAAGAGATTATGACGGAAACGTAGTAGCTACGGATGAATACAATGTAGAAGTTAAATTCGGAGTTGTACCTGATGAATATATAACAGATTTTGAAACTTACCCGTCGGGTTGGATATTAGACGGAGACTGGCAGTGGGGTGAACCTGCAGAAGGTATAGGGCCTGCCCCATTGAGCGGAACCAAACTTGTAGGTACAAACTTAAGCGGAAATTATTCCAACAACGGAGATAATTATTTAATATCGGTACCGTTGGATTTAAGAAATCCGGAATTGAATCTTGCACAATTCAGAATAAATCAATGGTATGATATGGAAAACAATTCTGACAAAGGTTTTGTATATGTGACAAATGATTACGGAGAAACATGGACTCAGGCAGGGCCTACCTATACGGGTACACAAACCGAGTGGAAGGAAATTGTTATAAACTTGAATGAATATATAGGATCACCTAATCCTGTATTCATAGCTTTCAGATTGACTACAGACGGGTCTGTACAAAAAGCAGGATGGTATCTGGATGATGCAAGGCTTATAGCAACTGATGAAGTGGCTCCATCTGCACCGGCTAATCTAACCGGCAGATTTATATTGAATACCGTAACATTAAATTGGGATGCAGCCCCCGATAATGACATAGCGGGATATAAAGTTTACCGTTCCGATTTAATAGACGGAGAATATATAGCTTTAGGAGAGACTTCAGGAACTTCTTATGGAGACAGGGATATTTTACCGGAGACCACATATTATTATAAAGTTTCATCTTATGATTATGCGGGAAATGAAAGTGAATTATCACTTCCGTTGACTATAGAAGTACCGGCATTGGGAGATTATACTTTCTTGACTGATTTTGAAGCTGATAATGGAGGCTTTACAACCGGCGGAGATAATAATAGCTGGGAGTGGGGAATACCTACATCAGGTCCCGGAGCAGGATTCTATGGTGAAAAAGTTTGGGCTACCAGTCTTGCGGGAACTTACCTTAATTACAGTAATAGCTGGATAGAATCTCCTGAAATTAACTTACCTGCGGACCAAAACAGCGTATTAACTGTTGGACAATGGTATGAATTTGAGAACAATTATGACAAGGCATATATTCAAATATCTCAGAAGAATGGTGAAGAGTGGTCTGAGTGGGCGAATTTGCTTCCAGGAACAGGATATATAACAGGAAGCGGAACTACATGGACTGATTTTGAACTTCCATTGCCTTCTTCATATGCAGGGCAAACAGTTAAAATCAGATTCCTATTGACTACCGACGTTTCTGTTGTGAAAGCAGGTTGGTATATAGATTATGTTATGATTGATTCGTCTGACGAGCCTGCACCGGAAGTAAAACCGGCAGAAAGAAAGAAATTAGGACTTGATGTTGACTTGACTGCTCCAAAGAAAGAAATTGAGGAAAAACCATTCGATCTCAATTTGGAAACGAAACAATCAGTTAATAATGTAAAATACGAAACTATAAGTGATAATGAAGTTCAATCCATTCCTTCAGTAACAACAGGATTACCTGTTGATGCAGTGGTAACCGTTCTTGAAACAGGAAGAAGTGCAAGGACTAATCCTGTGGACGGAAAGTTCAAATTGAAACATGCTGTTAATGAAGGGGACGACACATGGACATTAAGAGCAGAAGCTTATGGATTCTATCCTGCAGAAGCTCAGGTTCATTTGGAAGAAGATCAAACAGTTAAGAATAACTTCGTATTGGAAGAAATGCCTAAAGGAACTATAGTAGGAAGAGTATTTGATAGATATTCTCACGATCCAGCACCATTTGCAACTATAAGAGTTAAAGAAGATCCGAATGTACCAGTTGTTACTGCCGATGAAAACGGAGAGTTTACAATACCGAACGTATACGTTGGAGATTATACTCTTAAGGTAATAGCAGACGGATTTGAACCGGGAGAAGTAAGCGTAACAGTAGCAGGAAATGAAACTACCGAGATAGAGGTACCGTTGAAGAGATTCGTAGGCTATGAAGAAGAAATAGTTTACGATGACGGAACGGCTGAAAATGCTCTTGTATTAAATGCATCAGGTAACGGTCTGGCAATAAGAGTGACTCCGTCTCAATACGGAAAAGTAAAAGGAGCAAACATATTCTTCTGGGGAACCGACTGGCCAAGTCCGGGAGGAACTCAAATAGGAATAACCTTGTATGATACGGATGAGAACGGAAATCCTGTAAAACTTGATGTTCAGCCTAAGATGGTTAATGTAGTAAGAGGAGAATGGAACTATATTGATTTATCGGAATTTGGATTCTCAACGGACAGAGATTTCTTCGTAGCAACTTATCAGGCTGTAGTAGGAACTTCTTCACCTGGAACAGGAATAGATGAAGCAAGTCCATATGAAGACAGATCATATCTGTATGTAGGAGATACATTCAGTCCTCTAGCAGATGAAGGTATAGCCGGCGGATTGATGATAAGAGCAAGGATGGAATATTCCGTTGACACTCCTGTGATTACTAATTTGGAAGAAGTTAACTATATAAATACTGATACCATATTAGTAGAAGGAACAGTAACGGCAGACGGAAAAGTAAATATATATGCAAATGGAGTTAAAATTGACGAAGTAAATGCTGTAAATAAGGTATTCAGCAAGGAAGTAACCTTGACTGAAGATGAAAGTATAATTACGGCAACTTCGGAAATGAACGGAAAAGAAACCGAACCATCAGCAGGAAAGACCGTAATAAAGGATAAAGTTGCACCGGAATTGATAATTACGGCACCGGCAGATGGGTTAGTAACAAATGAAAGAGTAGTGGATATAGTAGGAACTGCTACAGATGCTCATTTCGGAAGATTGGAAATAAACGAAAAGAATGTTCCGGTTGTAGAAGGAGCTTTCCATTCTGAAGAGATAATCCATGAAGGAGAGAATATATTTAACGTAAAAGCTTATGATTTGGCAGGCAATATTACCGAAAGCTCAATAAGAGTTATCGTTAGAAACGAACTGCCTGTTATAACGGATTTAGAACCTTCGGAAGATGTTAACCTGACAGAAGGAGAGACTCTTACCGTAAGTTTCAGAAGTGAAGCAGGCGGACATGGATATTTCAGAGTAGCATTCCCAAGCGAAAATTCAACCCAAAGCAGTATGATACCGATGGAAGAAGTAGAAGAAGGATACTATGTAGGAACATGGACAGCTCCGGATGTAAGAGCAGGTGGGCTTATAGTCGAAGTGGAATTTACAGATATAGCAGGGAATAAGGTATCAGCTACGGCAGACGGGAGAATCAATATAGGAGAAGATGAAGAAGAAGGTATAGTAGATTTAGAACCATCACAGGATGTTACATTAGAATGGGGAGAAACATTGACCGTAAGCTTCAGAAGCGGAGAAGGCGGAGCAGCATCCTTCAGGATGGCTTTCCCAGGCTATAATGTAAATAAATCAGTTATGGTTACAATGAGAGAAGTATCACCGGGGTATTATGAAGGGACATGGACAGCTCCTAATAATACAGTAGTGAGCGGTATATTAGTAGAAGTAACATATACCGGTACTGACGGAACTACATTAACTGCTACTGCAAATGGTAGAGTTAATGTAGTTGCACCTGACGGAGGAGCAGGAAATCCGTTGAAACCTGTGAAACCCGGGCAACCGATAAAACCCACATTACCAAGTAATCCAACTAATCCTATAAATCCTGTAGAACCTAAGGATATATTTTAA